GCCTCATCTTTCCCATTAATACTCCTAATTACTTAAGTTGGATTGTAGTGGGGTGACGGTTTTTTCAAAGGTGGCGCTGTCACTTGAGGTCTACACGCTCTTCCACCAAGCTGGTGGCCTCCCCCCATCTACATTATTCTACCTAGTGTTCTGCATAAGATGACATCGAAATTCAGGTATTCATAATTCCTTCATcaactttctgttgttgtttttttcttcatatttttctttctttcctttctttcgaCCAGGAATCACACAGGGTaaaatttgctttgttttattttgtgcattttcaattatttttcagCCTAAAAAATAGGAATTGCATAGTCTTCCGTAAATTATTGTTACATCAAACGCTGGCATCACAGATCAATATAAAAGACGACCgatgacacatacacacacaaaataaccgGGCAAATATTTCTAAACATCCAGACTTACATGTGGTGTGCCAATAAAGTTTAAACTCTAAAATGTCGAACATTATGGTTGCTAATATAcgttagtatttttatttaaatcacatCAAATAAGAGAATTAATGTGTGGACACCACTTATGTTTGAATGAGGAATTGTCAAAGGAGAAAAATCACCAGGCAAATGATCAAAATTTGTGGTGTTGATCGATTTAGGCCGGTAAACAGCCATCTTTCAAAGATGGGTTAGTACAAGGTGCACAATATTCTCTCATTATAAACGCCATAAAAATGTAAACGTGTGCTTAGGAGTATTGCAGGATATTCTGTCGAACATGTCGTGAAGACTAAAGCAAGACCAGATTAAAGGAACAATATAACAACCAGCTTTGgtatcaacaaaattatatcagTATTTATTTCCATCTCAATTAAGATAAAGTCGTATGTATTAGTTGCTGGCTGTGCTAAAATAAAGAGTATTCTGCAGAAGGGTTTCTGTACAACACCTGAGAACATCGAAATTCTGTAAATCTTTACAAGCATCCACACATGTCAGCAGTACCGTGTCCAACCAGGTAAGACTGATTGGAGAAATGTAACAGGTTAAAAGTTGCAAAAATGCAAAGTGATGTTACAAAGGTGACGATTTATAAAAGATGTAGTGAacaaaactacttttttaacacattttataaattactgaacttttctttgttcacgcaattcattttttttacactctcCAACGCTAATGAGGTGTAAActcgaattaaaaaaaagggaggggtTAGGGGATgatttgcattttacatttatattttttagaataaaGCATTTTAATTCGACCGAAGGATGCGTAAGACTGGAGCAAAATTAGGTCTCTCATATTCTCATCGATGACCTTTGCCATTTGACTTACATTATATATCATCGCACTGATCTTctgtttatgcattttttattatggaCTGGGCAAATGGAATTGCTTTGGTAttttaaaagtgcaaaatgaaaattatgGCGATATTCGAAGTCTGTTTTATTAAGAAGACACGTATGAAAATGTGTTCAGGTAAATGAAAGCAACAGCAGTTACGAACGAGACCACTTCGtccttaaatataaataagaaaacaaggGTACGGGGAAAGTTGAGGGTGGTGGTAGTGACAGCAATAACCACACAATGAAAGACCCATCAGCATGACTTATTATTGAGCGATTGTAGAACAACGTTAACACTTCTGATATTTTCGTTCCCGTTATGttgtgtttgtacttttgtttcaatgttAACTCGTCCGAACATTCTGCATAGCTAAGGAACCTTCCTTGAGGTGAGCCCGCACGTCATCCAGCGTTTGCCGCACTTgctgcaggtcaaaggtcagcttcTGCTCTATGGCCGTCACCCTGCTGCTGAGGTCGTGCAGCAGCTCGCGTTCTGTCGCCGCCGTCTCCGCGTCCTCGCGCTGCTCCGCGCCCTTGACAGTCATATACCAGGCTTCCGGTGCGTCGACCTTGACACTGAGCTCAGGGTCGGAGGTAGCTTTGGACGCGAGCACTGGCCCGTTGTTGGAAAGGACCAATCCGCGCCGGAGTTTGGCCCTACCGAACAGCGTCAGCAACCGGGGGAAGGCCTTCTCGATGTCCACCCCGAGCTTGACGCTCTCTAAACGCCAGTCCACGCTGTTGCGGTTCAAGATCGCGGAGTAGGAGTCGTTCATCATGGCGATGAGAAGGTTGAGGAGCAGTATGGTTGCTAGCACGATGTACACGAGGTAGGTCAGCTTGAGGAATGTGAGGTAGGAGCTCCCAACGCTGCTGTTGACATCGTCATCGAAGATGTCGGCCTGGCCAATCATCATCCGGAAGACAAGGAACATGGTGTCGAGGGGACTTGGGTACTTGCTGGCCGCCACCTGCGACACCTGCAATATGGAATGGATAGCGAAGGCGAAACCGAGGAGAACGAAGATGTAGATAAAGAAGAACTTGACGATGTCTTTGACGATCATGTTCTGGATCATGCGCCAGAAGAAGTGGATGATGCGGAAGCCGCGAGTAAAGGAAATGGTGTACAACCAGCCAACACACAGCGCTAGCGCCAGGGCGTACTCCATGATGCTGACGTCCACACTGTACAGGATGATCCAGATGACGACGGAGCTAGAGTAGATAACGCCGATGATGACAGGCAGGGCCGTATTCAGCACAGCGGTAAAGCCTTTGCGGAAGCCCAGCAACAGCTTGTACTGTAGAGGCGCCTCACCCACGCAGATGGCCTGAGCGAAGCTGTACAACTGGTACAAGAGGATGAAGCTAGGCTCCAGAGGAACGACTGCGTACAGGATGATCCTCGAGGCCGGCCAGGCGGCGCTGCCAGGGTCCGTGCGTCTCCTTTCCAGCAAGTCGATGGAGGAGTAGCTGAGGGCAAGATGAGGACGTAGTTTTTCATGAACCATATGCGAAATCGCCACAGCTCACACACGTGACAACCTCACATTCTTACCACCATCTACCTCGATTTCTACTGGCATTAGGCAACAACATTTAGCTTTTTCATAAGAACAATCGTAACCACATTCAATCATTACATTCTTATTTTGTAGAAAGGgactaccaagatggcgtcacTCAAAGTTGTGGTCTGTTCAGGAAAAAAGTCTCGCTAAaattcctcttctctctttgttagacacacacacaccgttcCTCACCTGAAAAGCGACATGTACACGATGTGTATCGCCATGATGATTGCGTAGGTCAAAGCCGCGACTCTGCTGTAAGCTTTCTCCATATCCCGAAAAGGCTGCCAAAGGGGTTTTGAAAACGAGAAAAGAATTACATAATAATCTATACTAATATCTGACACACCTAAAGAGCCTCATAATACTGACCGGACATGTTCACACATGATTACACGACACACCATATGTAAACcacacatgtttacatgtgattACAAACGACGGTGGTAGAGATGCGATGAGCAAACTGGAAACCCACATACCTGAACATCCAGAACCTTGCAGGCTTGCTCAGAGTTGTCCAGCGACAGCAGCCACTCGAGGTAGGACAGACGAGGAACCACAGTGCCCCCGGGGCAACAGCCGGTGACAGAGTTGTTGGTCAGAGGAGTCATGTTAGTGACAGTGTACAGCACTTCGTCCGTGTAATGAAAACACATCACCTCGCTCTTTCCTAGTACCAGTCGCAAGATGTCGGCTGCCCCAACCTGGGACCGAGAGTCAGATCATGAACGGACCACTCAACCTCTAGAGAAATCTTGAAATATGTCATGTTATCACcgcgtttgtttttgtttacgaCCACcgtcaaataataaaatttatctttaaCGGATTGTTTCTTATGACTATCTTTGTACTCCAGTCCACCGAAATTCcttcaaatattaaacataCCCCTTTAACAGACCCGTTTCTACCTAGAAGCAAACTAGATCTTTACCGAGTGTacaaacacaattttgtttaaagAGGCAGAGATGAGGAGAAGTGTGTAACTGGCAATATTGTGGTCTGAGCATAACAAGACAAGACTAACCTTGCAAGCCAAGGCCAAGACATTGAGATCCTCTTTGTTGTAAGTCTCGGTGAGCAGTCTCAGCGCCGCCTGTCGGGTGAACTGTCGGAGAGTGTCCTCGTCCCCGTGTGGGTACTCTCGCTGGTGCTTCTGGCACCACCACATCACAGCCTGAACACACAcgtgcgcaaacacacaaacgcccATGAAAGCCATCTTTAATGCCTTCTGTGTTATTGTCTAGTCAGTCAACACGAGCGTTTAGGTTTtgcctttttttgttttttgttgcttgtttatgtttttctttgttaataaaACTTACCTGGGCAAGTATGGCATCAAAGACAGTCACGCAGGTTTTAGCTTTACGGGGATAGTTGGCAGACAATATAGTCACCATATGCAAGACTGTATTGCCCGATATGTCCTGAAACAGACATCACGAAGATCAGCTAAATGTTGTTATTCCTACATAGACATGTAAGTATTCTTCCTCTCCTGGACGTTTATATAAGTATTTAACCTCAAATTTACAAATGACCGTGTTAATAGTATGTTTGTAAGTCTGCCTACCTGAGCTGACAAGTCAGCACCCAGGATGACGAGTCTGGCCATATGGTCAGCAAAGCCTTCCTTCGCAGCCAGGTGAAGGACGGTCTCCTTGGCTTTGTTCTGTTCGTTGATGTCGGCGTCTCGCTTCATTGCCTCGAAGATGTCCAGCATGGCTGTGAGAGCCTCGGGTTCCCCAGGTCTGACCGCTTCGTGTAATGCGATGTTACCATCGTCATCCTTAGTCTGGCTTAGACAGGTATTCCACACAGGTATTCAGTAACTGTAACGGCAAGAGGCTAACAAACCTTTTTCTAGtgttgtatttttgtaacaGTTACACCAGTAGTAGTAGATGTATGCAGAGAAATGGAAAATAGTTGCAATCTGCTAGATTATTAACTCTCTGATGTCGCACATTGTCAACCTTTCTGATGCAAGGGTCTTACCGACGGAAGGCCACCCACCTTAAAAGGCACGCTGCGGAACTCCCACATCACTTCCGGTCTGGCAAACTTGGCGGCGATGTGCAGCGCGTTGTTCCCGAAGTTATCTTTGATGTTGAGCGACTCCCAGGCGTGAGACTTGATGACGTAATCCATGAGGATCTTCACTGTTTCCGGCTGAATGGACCTGAAAGTTCAACGAAGATGATTGCTAGCTTCAGGTAAGATAAGACGCAATATAAATCGAATGTTAGTATGTGTGTACGTTTAtgcgcgtgcgtttgtgtgtgtctgtgcgctgCATAAAATTGTTTGAACCAAATCAACGAACAAAGATGTGACGGCCGTGGTACAATAAATGTGTTATGATTAAGATTACCTCGCTGTCGTGATATtttcatgggttttttttttcgcccacACTTATCAACAACTATTAATGTTGACAGACGACAGTACCTGCAGCGAGCAGCGACGTGCAAAGCCGTCTCGCCCAAGTTGTTCCGGATGCTGGCGGTGGCCTTGCTGCTGATGAGGGCGCCAATGGTCTTTGAGAACCCTCGCTCGCAAGCCTCGTGCAAGGCCGTGTTGCCGGCGCTGTTCTGGCTGTCGATCTTCACCTGCACGTGTgtacgcgtgcacacacacacactcttgtCAATATAGTTACTATATCCTCTACAATTTTTTCTatgcttcttgttttgttttcaggttttttggggttatttctgtattttgttttttgagtcaATTGACAGCGCGTAAGTGCTAAGCAGAAACTATTTACTATATGCACAACTTTGCATTAAATggatttaaaaatctgtttttattaattaatttgaCGTTAAGACAGAAATTGAGATGTGAGATTTCTTGGccattgtttatttgtaaagatttttCAGCGCATGAAatttgcatgtgtgtctgtcaaagagagagaattaaagAACTCTTCTCTATCTTgattctgaattttatttttgtatcaagTTTTATCTTACCTTGTCGTGAAAGCTTTTGATAACTTGGTATCTATCTTCCATCGCTGCTCGGTGCAGAATGGTGTTCTTATCGTCGTCGATGACACCCGGGTCCAGCCCCATCTTCAGCAGCTCGGTGATCTTCTCGCAGTCGCCGGCTGCTGCAGCCAGCAGTAAAGGGGAGCGCACCGCCTGACTGTCCTTGGTGAACTGCATCGCGATCTGTAaccgcaaacaaacaaaatgtaagcaCTGAACACCTACTCGTCTTTCAGAAATCACCCCCAAACCCACAACAATGTAAATATTTGCTCGTCATTCATTAAGTAAcaatacatgaaaataaaatgaatttttttctagcATCTTCAAGGCAAGGAAGaacatatattaaaaaaaaacaaactcaagtCGTGGTTTAGCTTACCtttaagatttgtttgttgtggcTTTCTACCGCAAGCGACATAAAATCTTCCCCCATGTGGTTCTTGTGCTTGTGATTAGCTCCCCTGTTCAGCAGCACCTGCACGCACTTTGCGAAGCCATGTCGCGCGGCGTGCAGAAGGGCTGTGTCGCCGATCTCGTCAGCATGGTCGATACCCGCCCCCTTCTCCAGAAGGTAGCTGACGACTTCGGGGTAGCCTTCTTTGGCTGCATGGTGTAGAGGTCTCTCTTTCCCTCGGATGCAGGTGTTCGGATCCGCTCCTGCAAATGGGGTGTGTACGCATGTCAGAAAACCCTCCAGGTTTCaacgtttttgttgttgttgttggggtgtGTTCTTATCTGCCCCTGCTGGTCACATCCATGTGTACACATGCGTTTGATTTGCACATGCGCATACTTCCTTACAACCTGCATGTCTTATAATTCACCCCTTCCCTATTTCTCGTATCATTATGCGCTTTTGTACACTATCCACCCTTACTCAACCACCCAGCTCCTTCACCCCGATGAGCCAGACACTTCCAGTAATAACAGAAGAACATCAGTGGTgtaattcaaaatttttaacattatttataacTTACCGTTTTCAATTAAAATCTGAACGATTGGCAGGAACCCGAGGGCCGACGCCAGCACGATGGGGGAGACAAGTCCGAGCTTTCTGGTCTGACCGATGTCTGCTTTCCCTTGACTGACCAGCAGCTTGACGCACTCGGTGTGGCCGTAACGCACTGCCCAGTACAGCGCCGTCGACCCTTTGTCGTTCTCGATGCTGGTGTCTGCGCAACGGTCCAGCAGCACTTTGACGATATCCAGGTGGCTCCACCTGTCGATGTACAGACGGGTTGACACGTGGACGAGGCGTTCATAAGTTCAACAGTTGATTTAAAGAGGCTTGATAGTGTAAGAATGGCTTTTGGCGTTAAAAACTCtaagaagtaaaaagaaaatctttcccTCTCACAATCCCTCTTCCgatttaaatgaagaaaactttcAGCACGTAGACATATCTTTCATTCCGTATTgtctttatttctatatttctactCTTGGTCTATCTACCTTGCTGCCCACAGGAGGGTCGTGTCCATCTTGGAATTCACAGCATTTACTTCTGCGCCGTTGTCAAGGTAGAGCACGACCAAGTCCGTGAACCCCAGGAAGGCCGCAAGATGACATGGGGGCAGTGTCCTTGGCCTCTGACCTTCTATTTCCACGGGGGTTTCCTGAGctagaatttctttcttttgagcTGCATTTACCTGTGGAAACGCAGCAGGCATTGGTATCGGCTGTGTCATAATTGCGTCTGTTAACATTATATTCCGGGCTCGACCAGGCGAAAACAACACCTGGTAAGTAAGGCTGGCTGTTTACAGAAGAAGAGATAACACACATCTTTGCCCTTTTCGAACAGGTTTACTACTTGGCAAAATAtagatattaaaataagttaTCGCTTTCCGACATATATTTACTCTACAAGAAAGATTAAATGGAATCGCAATTTCATTTAAAGGAATTGGAAAAGACCTGCTAaccgacatttttattttggggaaGAGAGAATTGATGGAGTGGAGTCGAGCACAAGGTTTCCTTACCTTGTTCAGAATGAGTTTAGCCAACTGCAAGTCGTTGAGCTCGGTGACGTAGTGCAAGGCGGTTTTCTTGCCCTTGATTGCCGCCACGGTGACATCACACTCCTGGCTGAAGACAGCTGGCTCCACGCGCTCGGCGATCATCGTCGCCAGATCTCGCCGGCGATGGTGAAGGACGTAGTGCAAGATGTTCATGTTGTTTTCGGGATGCCGCAGCTTCGCCAGACCGTTTTCGTTAGCAAACACATTGAGAAGTTCTAAAAATTGTTCGGGTTTGGCCTGAAAGTCAGAAAACGGTTTCACCGTGAACGTGAGGATTcacgtgggttttttttttttttttctctctctctcattcacacacacacaatcactagTTCCAGCATACTTTCTCAGCCTCTTCGAAGAGTCTGTCCTTTGCCGTCCTTGTCCGTGCCGACACGGGTCTGTCCACAACAGCAGTTGTCACCGGTGCCTCAAAGTCCTCGAGTTCCTCTGATATGACATCGAGCTGGCGCTCCTGAAAAAAACACGAATAATGATATTTTAAGTGTTTTCACAGagtttttgcaatattttgtcATCTTGACAAATgccacacttaaaaaaaaaaatttctccatACAAAAAAGGAATCTATGGTTGAGGCTATTTACAGTCATTCACCAATAAGTATTCGTTCTCGTGTTTGTAcctttgcttgtttatttgtactTGATGATTGATTATTTATTGGTGTATTTGTTTCAATGGCAGTGGGGCAACTTAAGTGGGTTTTCAACTCAGAACATTACCTCTCGCCTCGCTCTCAACGCTACGAAGTCGCCATCTTCTGTAGAGGCGGAGGTCAGGACCCCTGTCGCGCGGCGAATCACGCGCGACATCGTCTGTAAAATGTAACTCGGTGATGAACAGCGTCTGTAACGAGAAACAGCATGACATACAATCTGTAATGTGTAACAGCAGCACGTGCCTATAATGTGCACTGGCTATTAACAAACAACTTGCATGACAGTTACCCTCGGTAACATGTAACAGTGTGACGCGTACGTACTGTCAATGATATTCACTAGCATACAGCATGCACGTGAGTATGCTGTCTGTAATGTGTGCCATCTGTACCGCTTCTTGCAGCCTATGGCACATTTCTATACAATTATAGATGGTAATGACATGGGTGTATCGGTCGAACAGATGCAAAGCAACACCCACACATACTCATCAGACAATGGCCGTCTTTTAATTTTCCATCTTTTGTCTTCCTCGCCTCAAGCGTCCATATCGATGTGCATGCCCCCCGCCTTTATGAAGTAACCCCCCACCTCCATCCCATTCATCTTTTCCATTGATACCGACAGGTCGATGTTATTGTTCCCGCTTCGAGTCTTGTGAATGTCCGCAAGAATGACTTCCCGTGTTTACCATCGATCAACTGAACAACAACGTGTAACTGTTTTGGAAACGCACCGTCGTCAGATTACGTCTTGTGTTCGTGTGGATGTGCTGACAAAGATGAAACACACATTCATTGAGTACCTAGACACACTTGTCCCCGTACATTTGAGTCCTTGGATAAATCTGCTCATGAACCACTAAGGTATCGTTAGAACACAGGTCAGTGGCAGGTTGACAATCCATATACACACAAGTCCTTAAACAAATCCAAAAAATGTCCTGGAGGATCGAGCAGCAAACAAACTCTGCAATAAGTATGTCTGTGACCAGTATAGCAGTTATTTGTAGCCTTCTCTTGACACCTTTAATTATTTCCCAGCAtaatttgtgtaaaacaaagGCAATTTctacaaactaaaaaaagatCATAAGTAAGGTTAATAACGGTGTTGGGTCTGGAAGGCTGGTAGCTGGTAGATCACCATGACATTGTTACTGCGACATCATTAGCTGAGAGGCTACAAAGTCGTTTGACGATTAGAAGCGAGTTCTGGAAGAAAGTTCATGTCAGCGGTCTGAGAGCTGTCGATGCCAGACAAAACTGCAGGAGATCGAGGAGCACAAAAGCACGTGGgtgaaaaaaaagtgggggaaaGGTCAGGACAGGGAGGGTCGTCTAAGCACGAAAGCTACCTTCAATATTTGATTAACACTCGATGATGACTGTTCCCCACCATTAACACCCCGGAAAGGAGGACTGGGACCTGGGGTAAGCGGACCCATAGATACGCTGGGTGCCATGGTAGGGTAGCGACAACAAACACCGCAGCCGACATTTTCTTCCCTCCCCCTGCCCTACATCTCCTTTCTGTCCCTTCCCTCTATCCCTACCATTCAAAGACAGCGATCTATGACTTGTTTAACTGCGATAGATgaataaaatgaacaagaaaacaaataaacaaacgagCAACTAaggaaaaaaccaaacaaaagattaatgaaatgaacgaaagaaagaacaaacgaatGAAGAAATGAATGCATATTTTCATGAAAACCTTAGTGTTTATTGGATGTCgagcagaagagaagaaatagtCTGTAGAGGAAATTTAAAGCGGCTCCTGTGTTGTGGAAATTGATATTGAGGAAGAAGCACCATTGACAATACTATTTGGTTGAGAGCGTGCACAACCTGCACTCTTACGGACATCGTTGCATGGTTGTGAGCGTGCACAGTTTCTGCTCACCTGCATCCGCGCGTTTGTaccacgtgcgtgcgtgcgtttcaGGTGAAAACAAACGATTAACACCAGTGAAagatatgtatatgtacatgaCACACACAACTCTGACGCCGAAAATCTGCATCGTCACGGTTAGATGAAAATGTAGTGCAGGTCGCTGGTGTGCTAGGGCATTGCGTGCGATGTTGCgggaggggtagggggagagaaTGGAGGGTCTCTCTCTCGATCAGCCCTTGACAACGCTACACTCAATGGCATGTGCCTTGGGACTGTGGGTCAGGATCGCACGCCTCATTGGTTTGTGTGTTAGGTGCATCGTTCAATGATATTACGCCATGGAATATTTAtatctcttcttctctctccttgtcttctttttttctgtttttactttttgaagcGCTCCCTGAACCATCGTTAAGAGGTATAAAGTCAGAACGTATGTCTTCCCTTCATTTGTTCAAGTTGTCCGTGTCCGTGGCTTAGTGCGGCTCTCGTCATctcaaccttttctttttttttttttttttttaccttcggGTTAAAGGTTTCTGCCTCGAGAGCAGCATGGTGATTTAAAGCTGCCCACAGTTtgtcttttcataaaaattttccTTATAACCGTCAAATAGTGAAGATGAAAAAGCACGCGATGAAAAGACTTATcgcatttataaatattatttagttTTGCTAAATAATGTGACTGGTTAAGTCACGTTAATGCGGACAAAAGTTATTAAtatcttaatatttattttatcattgcTACGTTTTCCTTTCTTGTATGACACTGTTTTGcagttatttgtatttattttatctgtgatTCAAGTTTTGTATGGGTGAATTGCTAATCGTGTGTGGTTCAAATGTCTCCATGCCATTGAgaagtgaatgaataaaaaaaaa
The Pomacea canaliculata isolate SZHN2017 linkage group LG2, ASM307304v1, whole genome shotgun sequence genome window above contains:
- the LOC112556099 gene encoding uncharacterized protein LOC112556099 is translated as MSRVIRRATGVLTSASTEDGDFVALRARREERQLDVISEELEDFEAPVTTAVVDRPVSARTRTAKDRLFEEAEKAKPEQFLELLNVFANENGLAKLRHPENNMNILHYVLHHRRRDLATMIAERVEPAVFSQECDVTVAAIKGKKTALHYVTELNDLQLAKLILNKVNAAQKKEILAQETPVEIEGQRPRTLPPCHLAAFLGFTDLVVLYLDNGAEVNAVNSKMDTTLLWAARWSHLDIVKVLLDRCADTSIENDKGSTALYWAVRYGHTECVKLLVSQGKADIGQTRKLGLVSPIVLASALGFLPIVQILIENGADPNTCIRGKERPLHHAAKEGYPEVVSYLLEKGAGIDHADEIGDTALLHAARHGFAKCVQVLLNRGANHKHKNHMGEDFMSLAVESHNKQILKIAMQFTKDSQAVRSPLLLAAAAGDCEKITELLKMGLDPGVIDDDKNTILHRAAMEDRYQVIKSFHDKVKIDSQNSAGNTALHEACERGFSKTIGALISSKATASIRNNLGETALHVAARCRSIQPETVKILMDYVIKSHAWESLNIKDNFGNNALHIAAKFARPEVMWEFRSVPFKTKDDDGNIALHEAVRPGEPEALTAMLDIFEAMKRDADINEQNKAKETVLHLAAKEGFADHMARLVILGADLSAQDISGNTVLHMVTILSANYPRKAKTCVTVFDAILAQAVMWWCQKHQREYPHGDEDTLRQFTRQAALRLLTETYNKEDLNVLALACKVGAADILRLVLGKSEVMCFHYTDEVLYTVTNMTPLTNNSVTGCCPGGTVVPRLSYLEWLLSLDNSEQACKVLDVQPFRDMEKAYSRVAALTYAIIMAIHIVYMSLFSYSSIDLLERRRTDPGSAAWPASRIILYAVVPLEPSFILLYQLYSFAQAICVGEAPLQYKLLLGFRKGFTAVLNTALPVIIGVIYSSSVVIWIILYSVDVSIMEYALALALCVGWLYTISFTRGFRIIHFFWRMIQNMIVKDIVKFFFIYIFVLLGFAFAIHSILQVSQVAASKYPSPLDTMFLVFRMMIGQADIFDDDVNSSVGSSYLTFLKLTYLVYIVLATILLLNLLIAMMNDSYSAILNRNSVDWRLESVKLGVDIEKAFPRLLTLFGRAKLRRGLVLSNNGPVLASKATSDPELSVKVDAPEAWYMTVKGAEQREDAETAATERELLHDLSSRVTAIEQKLTFDLQQVRQTLDDVRAHLKEGSLAMQNVRTS